The following proteins are co-located in the Apium graveolens cultivar Ventura chromosome 5, ASM990537v1, whole genome shotgun sequence genome:
- the LOC141662112 gene encoding BTB/POZ domain-containing protein SR1IP1, translating into MLDLDQNSTAPTTNATMFTKKEGVLTNAMKRTGDWIFSQEIPSDVTVRAGGNSFALHKFPLVSKCGFIRKLFTESSDPDLSDIELPDVPGGAEAFELAAKFCYGINFEIGTENIAALRCVAEYLEMTEDYAIGNLVGRTEAYLNEVALKSLGGAISILHATEEFLSIAEKTKLVNQCIDAIALMASKESRFNASGGSENAMDGVYSSSSHSKPIDDWWAEDLTVLRIDIFQRVLIAMIARGFKQYALGPILMLYAQKSLRGLEMFGKGRKNMEPKQEHEKRVVLETIVSLLPREKNAMSVSFLSMLLRASIYLETTVACRLDLEKRMGLQLGQAVLDDLLIPSFSFTGDTLFDIDTVQRILNNYLEFKDEVNRMGDYNADDQEYILPPQNDMEQVGKLMESYLAEIASDRSLTVLRFISIAECIPEQTRLTEDGMYRAIDIYLKAHPALSDLERKKVCSVMDCQKLSREACAHAAQNDRLPVQTVVQVLYYEQQRLREVMDSSTHSNAESPSLAPKANASPAIVRSASTDEYASLRRENQDLKLELAKMKMQLKELKKPTAERSSPSTPSADKPPLPKKSLINSVSKKLGRLGALVRPDVLTSSSKGRTKPGKDRRHSVS; encoded by the exons ATGCTGGACCTTGATCAGAATTCTACTGCACCAACTACTAATGCTACAATGTTCACTAAGAAAGAAGGGGTTCTTACTAATGCCATGAAGAGGACCGGTGACTG GATTTTCTCCCAAGAGATTCCCAGTGATGTCACAGTTCGCGCAGGGGGGAATTCCTTTGCATTGCACAAG TTCCCATTAGTCTCAAAGTGTGGATTCATAAGGAAGCTGTTTACAGAATCTAGTGATCCGGATCTTTCTGATATTGAACTTCCTGATGTTCCTGGAGGAGCAGAAGCATTTGAACTTGCAGCAAAATTTTGTTATGGAATCAATTTTGAAATAGGGACAGAAAATATTGCTGCTCTCAGATGTGTGGCTGAGTATCTTGAGATGACAGAGGATTATGCAATCGGTAATCTGGTTGGAAGAACCGAAGCCTATTTGAATGAAGTAGCACTAAAAAGTCTAGGAGGGGCAATTTCCATTTTGCATGCCACAGAAGAGTTCCTTTCTATAGCAGAGAAAACTAAATTGGTGAACCAGTGCATAGATGCAATTGCACTTATGGCCTCTAAAGAAAGCCGATTTAATGCATCTGGTGGATCTGAGAATGCCATGGATGGTGTTTATTCTTCTTCATCTCATTCAAAGCCCATAGATGATTGGTGGGCTGAAGATTTAACTGTTCTTAGAATCGATATCTTCCAAAGGGTTCTGATTGCAATGATAGCAAGGGGGTTTAAACAGTATGCTCTTGGTCCTATACTAATGCTTTATGCCCAAAAATCACTTCGAGGTTTG GAAATGTTTGGAAAAGGAAGGAAGAATATGGAGCCAAAACAAGAACATGAAAAGAGAGTTGTCTTAGAAACAATTGTGAGTCTATTGCCAAGGGAGAAGAATGCGATGTCAGTTAGTTTCCTTTCGATGCTCCTTCGAGCTTCAATATATCTTGAGACAACAGTTGCATGCAGGCTTGACTTGGAGAAGAGAATGGGCCTTCAACTTGGACAGGCTGTCCTAGATGACTTGTTGATTCCATCCTTTTCCTTTACTGGAGATACATTGTTTGATATTGACACTGTGCAGAGAATTTTAAACAATTATCTTGAATTTAAGGATGAAGTAAATCGTATGGGGGACTACAACGCAGATGATCAAGAGTACATTTTGCCGCCTCAAAATGACATGGAGCAAGTTGGAAAGCTAATGGAGAGTTATCTTGCTGAAATAGCTTCTGATCGTTCCTTAACAGTTTTGAGGTTCATTAGTATTGCAGAATGCATTCCAGAACAAACACGTTTAACAGAGGATGGAATGTATCGAGCCATAGATATCTACTTGAAG GCTCATCCAGCCTTAAGTGACCTGGAGAGAAAGAAGGTGTGCAGTGTGATGGACTGCCAAAAGCTTTCGCGAGAGGCTTGTGCTCATGCAGCTCAAAATGACCGCCTTCCTGTTCAAACAGTTGTTCAAGTCCTTTACTACGAACAACAACGCCTTCGAGAAGTGATGGATAGCAGTACTCATTCTAATGCAGAATCTCCTTCTCTGGCTCCCAAGGCAAATGCAAGCCCTGCAATTGTCCGCTCTGCATCAACTGATGAGTATGCCAGCCTGCGAAGAGAAAATCAGGACTTAAAACTAGAGCTGGCGAAAATGAAAATGCAGCTGAAAGAACTCAAGAAACCAACTGCAGAAAGATCATCTCCAAGTACTCCATCGGCTGATAAACCTCCTCTGCCTAAAAAGTCTTTGATAAATTCAGTTTCTAAAAAGCTTGGGCGGCTTGGTGCACTTGTGCGTCCTGACGTATTGACATCTTCATCCAAAGGCCGAACTAAACCTGGTAAAGATCGAAGGCATTCCGTATCTTGA